Genomic segment of Microbacterium sp. BH-3-3-3:
CCACCGGCGAGCAGGAACTCGTGGTCGGCACGGAGGGCCTCGAGCGAGTCGAGCAGCGAGTTCGGAACCTGCGGGATGTTCTTCGCCTCTTCGGCGGGAAGCTCGTACAGGTCCTTGTCCACGGGCTCGTGCGGCTCGATGCGGTTCTTGATGCCGTCGAGGCCCGCCATGAGCTGCGCCGCGAAGGCGAGGTACGGGTTGCCCGAGGCGTCGGGCGCACGGAACTCGATGCGCTTGGCCTTGGGGTTGGTGCCCGTGATCGGGATGCGGATGGCCGCGGAGCGGTTACCGGCCGAGTACACCAGGTTGACCGGCGCCTCGAAGCCCTTCACCAGACGGTGGTAGCTGTTGAGGGTCGGGTTGGTGAACGCGAGCACTGCGGGGGCGTGCGCCAGCAGGCCACCGATGTACCAACGAGCGACGTCGGACAGGCCGCCGTAGCCGGCCTCGTCGTAGAACAGCGGCTTGCCGTCGAGCCAGAGCGACTGGTGCGTGTGCATGCCCGAGCCGTTGTCGCCGAACAGCGGCTTCGGCATGAAGGTGGCGACCTTGCCCCACTCTTCGGCGGTGTTCTTGACGATGTACTTGAACTTCAGGATGTCGTCGGCGGAGTGGACCATCGTGTCGAAGCGATAGTTGATCTCCTGCTGACCGCCCGTGCCGACCTCGTGGTGCGAGCGCTCGAGCACGAAGCCCGCGTCGATCAGCTTGAGGGTGATGTCATCGCGCAGATCGGCGGTCTTGTCGACCGGCGAAACCGGGAAGTAGCCGCCCTTGTACGGGGTCTTGTTGGCGAGGTTGCCGCCCTCTTCGACGCGACCGGTGTTCCAGGCGCCTTCCTCGGAGTCCACCGAGTAGAAGCTCGAGTTCTGCTTCACCTCGAAGCGGACGTCGTCGAAGATGTAGAACTCGGCCTCGGGGGCGAAGAACGCGGTGTCGGCGATGCCGGTGGAGGCGAGGTACTTCTCGGCCTTCTTGGCGACCTGACGGGGGTCCTTGCCGTAGATCTCGCCGTTACGCGGGTTGTAGATGTCGAAGACCATGATGAGGGTCTTCGCCTCGCGGAACGGGT
This window contains:
- the glnA gene encoding type I glutamate--ammonia ligase → MFKDSSEVLTFIQDEDVKFLDIRFTDLPGVQQHFNIPASTVDEEFFTVGQLFDGSSIRGFANIHESDMQLIPDVTTAYLDPFREAKTLIMVFDIYNPRNGEIYGKDPRQVAKKAEKYLASTGIADTAFFAPEAEFYIFDDVRFEVKQNSSFYSVDSEEGAWNTGRVEEGGNLANKTPYKGGYFPVSPVDKTADLRDDITLKLIDAGFVLERSHHEVGTGGQQEINYRFDTMVHSADDILKFKYIVKNTAEEWGKVATFMPKPLFGDNGSGMHTHQSLWLDGKPLFYDEAGYGGLSDVARWYIGGLLAHAPAVLAFTNPTLNSYHRLVKGFEAPVNLVYSAGNRSAAIRIPITGTNPKAKRIEFRAPDASGNPYLAFAAQLMAGLDGIKNRIEPHEPVDKDLYELPAEEAKNIPQVPNSLLDSLEALRADHEFLLAGGVFTEELIETWIEYKIENEIQPMAQRPHPFEYELYFGV